One Ignavibacterium album JCM 16511 genomic region harbors:
- a CDS encoding CotH kinase family protein: MKNLNGSLIILLLSVTIILPQNNQNENSKVDFTSSNLPIVVINTNGQIIPDDYKITADMGIIYNGEGVRNYITDPFNHYNGKIGIELRGSSSQQFPKKQYGVETRDSVGNDFSFPLLGLPSETDWVFFAPYNDKTLMRDALSYKLAREMNRYASRYKFFELVLNGEYMGVYVLFEKIKRDANRVNIKKLNPADTTGEAVTGGYILKIDKLDGEGNDGWYSNFLPFPQSNKQIFWQYHYPKPEDIVQLQKNYIKSFILAFESAMHGPYFADTVVGYNKYIDATSFADFILLNELVKNIDSYRLSTFFYKDRDSRNPKMFAGPVWDFNLAFGNADYYEAYLTNGWVLEYVSDFSNMPDWENFYIPFWWKKLFDESKFRNIIYNRWQQLRSTVWTNQNIMNMIDSLVVYLEEARIRNFQKWPVLGVWIWPNYFVGQTYQEEIDYLKNWLTGRLNWLDQNMVGGPSFVENEITPTKFYLEQNYPNPFNPTTKISWQTPVSGYQSLKIFDVLGNEVSILIDEYKPAGIHEVEFDASNLSSGIYFYKLQSGNFSAIRKMILLR, encoded by the coding sequence ACACAAATGGACAAATCATTCCGGATGATTATAAAATTACAGCAGACATGGGAATAATTTATAACGGCGAAGGTGTGAGAAATTACATCACTGATCCGTTCAATCATTACAATGGAAAGATTGGAATTGAATTGCGAGGTTCATCATCTCAGCAATTTCCGAAAAAACAATATGGAGTTGAGACCAGAGACTCAGTCGGAAATGATTTTTCTTTTCCGTTACTTGGACTTCCCTCCGAAACGGATTGGGTTTTCTTTGCACCATACAATGATAAAACCTTGATGCGCGATGCACTATCATATAAACTTGCAAGAGAGATGAATCGTTATGCTAGTCGTTATAAATTTTTTGAATTGGTTTTGAATGGCGAGTATATGGGTGTTTATGTTCTGTTTGAAAAAATTAAAAGAGATGCTAACAGAGTTAATATTAAAAAACTTAATCCGGCTGATACAACTGGTGAAGCAGTTACAGGCGGTTATATACTTAAAATTGATAAGCTCGATGGCGAAGGAAATGATGGGTGGTATTCCAACTTCTTACCTTTTCCACAATCTAATAAACAGATTTTCTGGCAATATCATTATCCTAAACCGGAAGATATTGTTCAGTTACAGAAAAATTATATTAAAAGTTTTATACTTGCGTTTGAATCCGCAATGCACGGTCCATACTTTGCTGATACGGTAGTTGGTTATAATAAATACATTGATGCAACTTCTTTCGCTGATTTTATTCTTTTGAATGAATTAGTAAAAAATATTGATTCATACAGATTGAGCACATTTTTTTATAAAGACAGAGATAGCAGAAATCCAAAAATGTTTGCCGGTCCGGTTTGGGATTTTAATCTTGCTTTTGGAAATGCCGATTATTACGAAGCGTATCTTACCAACGGTTGGGTTCTTGAATATGTCTCTGATTTTAGCAATATGCCTGATTGGGAAAATTTCTATATACCTTTCTGGTGGAAAAAACTTTTTGATGAAAGTAAATTCAGAAATATTATTTACAATCGCTGGCAGCAGTTGCGCAGTACAGTTTGGACAAATCAGAATATTATGAACATGATTGATTCACTGGTTGTATATCTAGAAGAAGCTCGCATAAGAAACTTTCAGAAATGGCCTGTGCTTGGTGTTTGGATTTGGCCAAATTATTTTGTGGGACAAACATATCAGGAAGAAATTGATTACTTAAAAAATTGGTTAACCGGAAGACTAAACTGGTTAGACCAGAATATGGTTGGCGGACCTTCGTTTGTTGAAAATGAAATTACTCCAACTAAATTTTATTTAGAACAGAATTATCCTAATCCATTCAATCCAACTACTAAAATCAGTTGGCAGACTCCGGTAAGCGGTTATCAATCATTAAAAATATTTGATGTGCTTGGAAATGAAGTTTCGATACTTATAGATGAATATAAACCAGCAGGAATTCATGAAGTTGAATTTGATGCAAGTAACCTCTCTTCAGGGATTTATTTTTATAAACTTCAGTCTGGTAATTTTTCTGCTATAAGGAAGATGATTCTTCTCAGATAA
- a CDS encoding aldo/keto reductase, which yields MKYRKLGKTNVEVSEISLGCWTMGGLNWVDGVPNGWANVDEKEIAEAINYAIDNGVNHFDNADVYGNGRAERMLARILGNRTNNFIIATKVGWFKGTAAHAYEPAHIRHQCEQSLINLKREYIDIYYFHHGNFGDNDEYLDDAIEVMYRLREEGKIRLIGQSAYKHEDFVKLIPKVKPDVIQSFASALDDRFLKDGSPTRKLLDEYQISFIAFGPLAQGILLGKYSANNPPQFEPGDHRANAERFKPEYLAKVEPKLEKLKQKFGGTTEQLARVALQYLLHYKQVGAVIPGFRNLAQVKANLYGQNLPLTDEEFEFIKSLFADETKYL from the coding sequence ATGAAGTACAGAAAACTTGGTAAAACAAATGTCGAAGTATCCGAAATCAGTTTAGGATGCTGGACAATGGGCGGCCTTAATTGGGTTGATGGAGTTCCAAATGGATGGGCAAATGTAGATGAAAAAGAAATTGCCGAAGCAATTAATTATGCTATTGATAATGGCGTAAATCATTTTGATAATGCCGATGTTTACGGAAACGGCAGAGCAGAAAGAATGCTTGCAAGAATTTTAGGTAACAGAACAAATAATTTTATAATTGCTACAAAAGTAGGTTGGTTTAAAGGTACTGCTGCTCATGCATACGAACCTGCACATATTCGCCATCAGTGTGAACAGTCCTTGATTAATCTGAAACGCGAATACATTGATATCTATTATTTCCATCACGGAAATTTTGGTGATAATGATGAATATCTTGATGATGCAATCGAGGTAATGTACAGATTAAGAGAAGAAGGCAAAATCAGATTGATTGGTCAATCTGCATACAAGCACGAAGATTTTGTTAAGCTAATCCCAAAAGTAAAGCCGGATGTTATTCAAAGTTTTGCGAGTGCACTTGATGACAGATTTCTGAAAGATGGTTCACCAACAAGGAAACTTCTGGATGAGTATCAGATTTCATTCATTGCATTTGGTCCGCTTGCTCAGGGAATACTTTTAGGAAAATACAGTGCGAACAATCCACCTCAATTTGAACCGGGTGATCACAGAGCAAATGCTGAAAGATTCAAACCAGAATATCTCGCCAAAGTTGAACCAAAGCTTGAAAAGCTAAAACAAAAATTTGGTGGAACAACAGAACAGCTTGCACGTGTTGCACTTCAGTATCTTTTGCATTATAAACAAGTTGGAGCAGTAATTCCTGGCTTCAGAAATCTTGCACAGGTAAAGGCAAATCTTTATGGTCAGAATCTGCCTTTAACTGATGAAGAATTCGAATTTATCAAATCTCTTTTTGCCGACGAGACAAAGTATTTATGA
- a CDS encoding (2Fe-2S)-binding protein: MAKFILLINNKNYPVEVEPNTPLLWVLRDKLGLTGTKYSCGEGICGACTVHIDGNAERSCIVSVKDAEGSSITTIEGLAENPEHPIFKTWIELEVSQCGYCQPGQIMTLAAMLNKNSSKQEIEKEMSTVLCRCGTYHRIRKAVSKLVEGK, translated from the coding sequence ATGGCAAAATTCATTTTACTTATTAATAACAAGAATTACCCGGTTGAGGTTGAACCGAACACACCACTTTTGTGGGTGCTTCGTGATAAACTTGGTTTAACAGGAACCAAGTACAGTTGCGGAGAAGGAATCTGTGGCGCCTGTACTGTTCATATCGATGGAAATGCAGAAAGGTCGTGTATCGTTTCGGTCAAAGATGCCGAAGGTTCTTCAATAACAACTATTGAAGGTCTTGCAGAAAATCCTGAGCATCCAATTTTCAAAACCTGGATTGAACTTGAAGTTTCTCAATGTGGTTATTGTCAACCCGGACAAATTATGACTCTCGCTGCGATGTTGAACAAAAATTCATCTAAGCAGGAAATTGAAAAAGAAATGTCAACCGTGCTTTGCAGATGCGGAACATATCACAGAATCCGCAAAGCAGTTAGTAAACTTGTGGAGGGAAAGTGA
- a CDS encoding sodium:solute symporter translates to MGGSLSVLDSLIILIYILIVLSIGFYFRKKSKNSEEYFLAGRKVGWIAIGASLFATNISSEHFLGLAGTGSKSGLAVGHFEWLACLILLLLGWVFTPFYIKSGVFTMPEFLEKRYNSASRYYLSIVSILSYILTKISISLYAGGILLNAVVGWDMVTSAVVIVIITGIYTLLGGLSAVIYTDLVQMFILIIGSIILTLIGLSEAGGWANLVANTPADFWSMFKPLTHPDFPWTGIIFGAPILGIWYWCTDQYIVQRVLSAKNLTNAQSGTIFAGYLKILPVFILVLPGIIAFYISGGTVSGDRAYPWLVTHLLPSGIKGIVVAGLLAALMSSLSAMFNSTSTLLTIDVFKKLKPDADEKMLVRFGRISTGLMVILGLLWIPFIGLLSDDRMYVYLQSVQAYVSPPIAAVFLFGLLSSRVNGKGAIAALLTGLSLGVFRLIIEVNNKIEPLSNEFLKYLASINFLHYAIFLFIVSSLVLLTISSFTERPSEEINSLLFNKKLIYEKNKWLLVNSAASILLVLLLLLHWWIFR, encoded by the coding sequence ATGGGAGGCAGTTTAAGTGTTCTCGATTCTCTGATTATTCTTATCTACATTCTTATAGTCTTATCAATCGGATTTTATTTCAGAAAGAAAAGTAAAAACTCTGAGGAATACTTTCTGGCAGGAAGAAAAGTTGGATGGATTGCAATAGGTGCTTCTTTATTTGCTACGAACATTTCAAGTGAACATTTTCTTGGACTTGCCGGGACTGGCTCAAAATCCGGTCTGGCTGTCGGACATTTTGAGTGGCTCGCGTGTTTAATTTTATTGCTTCTAGGCTGGGTGTTTACGCCTTTCTACATTAAATCGGGAGTATTTACTATGCCCGAATTTCTTGAGAAAAGATATAACTCTGCCTCGCGATACTATCTTAGCATTGTCTCAATCCTTAGTTATATTCTTACAAAGATTTCAATCTCTCTTTATGCTGGTGGAATTTTACTTAATGCTGTTGTTGGTTGGGATATGGTAACTTCAGCTGTTGTTATTGTAATAATCACCGGAATTTATACTTTACTCGGAGGACTTTCGGCCGTAATCTACACTGATTTAGTTCAGATGTTTATCCTGATTATCGGCTCAATCATTCTAACATTAATCGGATTAAGTGAAGCTGGTGGCTGGGCAAATCTTGTTGCAAATACTCCTGCAGATTTCTGGAGTATGTTCAAACCACTTACTCATCCGGATTTTCCTTGGACAGGAATTATTTTTGGTGCCCCAATTCTGGGAATCTGGTATTGGTGTACTGATCAATATATTGTTCAAAGAGTTCTTAGTGCAAAAAATTTAACTAATGCACAAAGCGGAACAATATTCGCCGGCTACTTAAAAATATTGCCAGTTTTCATTTTGGTACTTCCGGGCATTATTGCTTTCTATATTTCAGGTGGGACGGTAAGCGGAGATAGAGCTTATCCCTGGCTTGTAACTCATCTGCTTCCGTCAGGAATCAAAGGTATTGTTGTCGCAGGCTTACTTGCTGCTTTAATGTCTTCGCTCAGTGCAATGTTTAATTCAACATCAACTCTTCTGACTATTGATGTATTCAAAAAACTTAAACCTGATGCAGATGAAAAAATGCTCGTTCGTTTTGGCAGAATTTCTACAGGACTAATGGTAATACTCGGTTTATTATGGATACCGTTCATCGGTCTGCTAAGCGATGACAGAATGTATGTTTATTTGCAAAGTGTTCAGGCATATGTTTCGCCACCGATTGCAGCAGTATTTTTATTCGGATTACTTTCTTCTCGGGTAAACGGAAAAGGCGCAATTGCAGCATTACTCACTGGATTATCTCTTGGTGTATTCAGATTAATCATTGAGGTTAATAATAAAATCGAACCACTCTCAAATGAATTCCTGAAATATCTTGCTTCAATAAACTTTCTTCACTATGCAATTTTTCTTTTCATTGTTTCATCACTCGTTTTGTTGACTATAAGCTCATTTACAGAAAGACCATCTGAAGAAATTAACTCATTATTATTCAATAAGAAGCTCATCTATGAAAAGAATAAATGGCTCTTAGTCAATAGTGCTGCTTCCATCTTACTAGTTTTATTACTTCTTCTGCATTGGTGGATATTCAGATAA